The proteins below come from a single Aegilops tauschii subsp. strangulata cultivar AL8/78 chromosome 6, Aet v6.0, whole genome shotgun sequence genomic window:
- the LOC109782108 gene encoding large ribosomal subunit protein mL54 encodes MAMSWTRALKHGVITRDAAQLVGIRGFAAQAKGKKGGKGGAADAKPVLSKEMKSTTVFGANILKEGSDPKIQPDSEYPDWLWHLVDKRPVLSELRRKDAKTLPYEDLKRFVKLDNRARIKENNALTAKN; translated from the coding sequence ATGGCAATGTCTTGGACACGAGCATTGAAGCATGGAGTTATTACAAGGGATGCAGCTCAATTGGTCGGGATAAGAGGCTTTGCAGCTCAGGCCAAGGGAAAGAAGGGCGGAAAAGGTGGTGCGGCTGATGCTAAACCTGTGCTCAGCAAAGAAATGAAGAGTACAACTGTGTTCGGGGCAAATATCCTGAAGGAGGGTTCTGACCCGAAGATCCAACCAGATTCGGAGTACCCTGACTGGCTGTGGCACCTGGTTGACAAGCGTCCTGTGCTGAGCGAGCTGCGGAGGAAAGATGCCAAGACACTGCCTTATGAAGACCTGAAGCGTTTCGTCAAGTTGGACAACCGGGCTAGGATCAAGGAAAACAATGCTCTCACTGCTAAGAACTGA